A window from Phaeocystidibacter marisrubri encodes these proteins:
- the obgE gene encoding GTPase ObgE, translated as MAGSNFIDYVKIHCTSGKGGQGSMHLLRTRGNAKGGPDGGDGGRGGHVIVRGNSNMWTLLHLKYHKHIRAEHGFAGSRMDRHGANGEDKYIEVPLGTIAKDPETGETLFEITEHGQEVVLMKGGRGGMGNTHFKSSTNQTPRYAQPGEEGEEGWRILELKVLADVGLVGFPNAGKSTLLSAVSAAKPEIADYPFTTLVPNLGMVAYRDYQSFAIADIPGIIEGASEGKGLGHRFLRHIERNALLLFMIPADAEDHAKSYEILLEELRKYNPELLDKSRVLAVSKADLLDEELEEEIQKELPSDIPVIFISSVTGKNIQSLKDLLWQKLNESPE; from the coding sequence ATGGCCGGATCCAATTTCATCGACTACGTTAAGATTCACTGTACCTCAGGTAAAGGTGGACAAGGTTCTATGCACCTGCTTCGAACCAGAGGGAACGCCAAAGGCGGACCTGATGGCGGAGACGGTGGACGTGGAGGTCATGTTATAGTGAGAGGAAACTCCAATATGTGGACGCTCCTTCACTTGAAGTATCACAAGCATATTCGTGCTGAACACGGTTTTGCAGGAAGTAGAATGGACCGTCATGGTGCCAATGGTGAAGATAAGTACATCGAAGTGCCATTGGGAACCATTGCGAAGGATCCAGAAACGGGAGAGACTCTTTTCGAAATCACTGAGCACGGTCAGGAAGTGGTCTTGATGAAAGGTGGACGTGGAGGAATGGGGAATACCCACTTCAAATCGTCTACCAATCAAACACCACGTTATGCCCAGCCTGGTGAAGAAGGTGAAGAAGGATGGAGAATTCTCGAATTGAAAGTTCTTGCTGATGTAGGGTTGGTCGGTTTTCCAAATGCTGGAAAATCAACGCTGCTTAGTGCGGTTAGTGCGGCCAAGCCTGAAATTGCAGATTATCCATTCACTACACTTGTTCCAAACTTGGGCATGGTGGCGTATCGCGATTATCAATCATTTGCAATTGCAGATATCCCAGGAATTATTGAAGGTGCCAGTGAAGGTAAAGGTCTCGGACACCGATTCCTTCGTCACATCGAGCGAAACGCGCTCTTGTTATTCATGATTCCAGCCGATGCAGAAGATCATGCAAAGTCCTACGAGATTTTACTTGAAGAACTTCGCAAATACAATCCTGAATTGCTGGATAAGTCAAGAGTTCTCGCGGTTTCCAAAGCCGACCTTCTCGATGAAGAGTTGGAAGAGGAGATCCAAAAGGAACTGCCATCTGATATTCCGGTGATCTTTATTTCCTCAGTTACGGGCAAGAACATTCAGTCTTTGAAGGATCTACTCTGGCAGAAGCTGAACGAATCTCCAGAGTAA
- a CDS encoding adenylate kinase encodes MLNLVLFGPPGAGKGTQSERLIDRYNLVHLSTGDIFRFNMKNDTDLGQLAKQYIEKGQLVPDEVTINMLAAEVEKHPEAKGFIFDGFPRTKPQAGALDELLHSMNTSISAMVALEVPEDELKARLKERALSSGRADDADPAIIQNRIDVYNAETAPVKDFYIAQNKFHGIDGVGSIDDITSRLTSVIDTL; translated from the coding sequence ATGTTGAATCTTGTTCTATTCGGACCTCCGGGGGCCGGCAAAGGAACGCAGTCTGAGCGACTCATTGACCGATATAACTTAGTTCACTTGTCTACCGGCGATATCTTTCGCTTTAATATGAAGAACGATACGGACTTGGGGCAACTCGCCAAGCAGTATATCGAGAAAGGTCAGTTGGTTCCAGATGAGGTGACCATTAATATGTTGGCAGCAGAAGTAGAGAAGCACCCAGAGGCGAAGGGATTTATCTTCGACGGTTTTCCTCGCACGAAGCCACAAGCGGGTGCTCTTGATGAGTTGCTTCATTCTATGAATACCTCGATTAGTGCCATGGTTGCACTTGAAGTTCCAGAGGATGAGTTGAAGGCTCGTTTGAAGGAAAGAGCGTTGAGCAGTGGTCGTGCAGACGATGCTGACCCAGCAATCATCCAAAATCGTATTGACGTTTACAATGCAGAAACTGCTCCAGTTAAGGACTTCTACATTGCTCAAAATAAATTCCACGGCATTGACGGCGTGGGTTCTATCGACGATATTACATCGCGACTCACTTCTGTGATTGATACATTATAA
- a CDS encoding phosphatase PAP2 family protein, whose amino-acid sequence MTFDGPIWEFDRQLFVTLNNAGFEALDGFMLLVSGTLLWIPLYAYLIFLLFKKFPTKNAIVGLAWVVVLIFLCDQLSVHAFKEVFERLRPCHEPLLAGQVRLVKESCGGQFGFVSSHATNTFGLAVFLGGLLGSKVKWLPVALLLWAALVSYSRIWLGVHYPLDILGGAILGTVIARFLLMVANRAMSASSSS is encoded by the coding sequence ATGACGTTTGACGGACCTATTTGGGAGTTTGATCGACAACTTTTTGTTACCCTGAACAACGCGGGCTTTGAGGCTTTAGACGGCTTCATGCTCCTCGTTTCGGGAACACTCCTGTGGATTCCGTTGTACGCTTACCTAATCTTTCTTCTTTTCAAGAAGTTTCCCACTAAGAATGCCATCGTTGGATTAGCGTGGGTTGTTGTGTTGATTTTCCTATGCGATCAGCTTTCTGTTCATGCCTTTAAGGAGGTCTTTGAACGATTAAGACCTTGTCATGAACCATTGCTGGCAGGCCAAGTTCGATTGGTGAAGGAGTCGTGTGGCGGACAGTTTGGATTTGTTTCTTCACATGCTACCAATACATTCGGTTTAGCCGTTTTCTTAGGAGGACTACTCGGGTCAAAAGTTAAGTGGCTACCGGTTGCCTTATTGCTCTGGGCTGCTTTGGTGTCGTATAGTAGAATCTGGCTGGGCGTTCACTATCCACTGGATATTCTTGGAGGCGCCATTCTAGGCACCGTCATCGCCCGCTTTTTATTGATGGTGGCCAATAGAGCTATGAGCGCTTCTTCATCTTCTTGA
- a CDS encoding fluoride efflux transporter FluC, which produces MNFVWVFIGGGIGSMLRYAISLGYVNTFSQKWAALAATLTSNIMACILLAVVWNLQQGAGLSKAGMLLLATGICGGFSTFSTFSLETFYYWKNGDWMYAVANVVISIVLGLAAIALITRAYPTSEG; this is translated from the coding sequence ATGAACTTCGTATGGGTTTTTATTGGAGGTGGTATTGGCTCCATGTTGAGATACGCAATCTCATTGGGGTACGTAAACACTTTTTCGCAAAAGTGGGCTGCACTTGCCGCTACCTTAACTTCCAATATTATGGCGTGTATTCTGTTGGCTGTAGTTTGGAATCTTCAACAAGGAGCCGGTTTGTCAAAAGCGGGAATGCTTCTCTTGGCAACTGGGATATGTGGAGGATTCAGCACCTTTTCAACCTTTAGCTTAGAAACGTTCTATTATTGGAAGAATGGCGACTGGATGTATGCCGTTGCAAATGTGGTAATTAGCATTGTACTAGGACTTGCTGCAATTGCCTTGATCACACGAGCATATCCTACCTCAGAAGGGTAA
- a CDS encoding mannose-1-phosphate guanylyltransferase, producing the protein MNHTYCVIMAGGVGSRFWPASTSKKPKQFLDVLGTGETLIQQTFRRFAKICGAENIYVITNTQYVDVTAAQLPDINPDNIIAEPARRNTAPCIAYTSFKIKKRDPLANMIITPADHLVTDEDSLKEILDVALTTTKDNNILLTLGIEPHRPETGYGYIQYKEHDKNYHPNIKKVKTFTEKPELEMAESFIESGDFLWNSGIFIWNANAIMNAFDKYLPDMYQAFEQGWDTLNTDAETEYISEIYPSCENESIDYGILEKAKNVYVIPSSFGWSDLGSWGSVHDESKKDEHGNSVNSKKVLLYNSRNNIVRIDSDKMAVISDMEDFIVIQDDNRLLICPRSQEQEIKMFVSDVKVEFGDLYT; encoded by the coding sequence ATGAATCATACATATTGCGTAATCATGGCCGGCGGTGTTGGCAGTCGTTTTTGGCCAGCTAGCACATCCAAGAAACCCAAGCAATTTTTGGACGTCCTTGGCACTGGAGAGACTTTGATTCAACAAACTTTCCGCCGATTTGCGAAAATCTGTGGAGCTGAAAACATCTACGTGATTACCAATACGCAATATGTAGATGTGACTGCGGCACAATTGCCAGACATCAACCCAGATAACATCATTGCAGAGCCCGCGCGCCGAAACACTGCACCTTGCATTGCCTACACTTCCTTCAAAATCAAGAAGCGAGATCCTTTGGCCAATATGATTATCACCCCAGCGGACCATTTGGTGACGGATGAAGATTCACTGAAAGAGATTTTGGACGTCGCACTTACAACCACTAAGGACAACAACATCCTTCTCACTTTGGGAATTGAACCACATCGACCAGAAACGGGATATGGTTACATTCAATACAAGGAACACGACAAGAACTATCACCCGAATATCAAAAAGGTAAAGACCTTTACTGAAAAACCGGAGCTAGAGATGGCCGAGTCATTTATAGAAAGCGGCGATTTCCTCTGGAACTCTGGCATTTTTATCTGGAATGCCAATGCGATTATGAACGCGTTTGACAAGTATTTGCCAGATATGTATCAGGCCTTTGAACAAGGATGGGATACCTTGAATACCGATGCAGAAACAGAATACATCAGCGAGATCTATCCGAGTTGTGAGAATGAAAGCATCGACTATGGGATCTTGGAAAAGGCGAAAAACGTCTATGTTATTCCGAGTTCATTTGGTTGGAGCGACCTCGGTTCTTGGGGATCCGTTCACGATGAAAGCAAAAAGGACGAGCACGGCAATAGTGTGAATTCAAAAAAGGTGTTACTTTATAATAGCCGAAACAACATCGTTCGCATCGACTCAGATAAGATGGCGGTTATAAGTGATATGGAAGATTTCATCGTCATTCAAGATGATAACCGACTTCTCATTTGTCCGCGATCCCAAGAGCAGGAAATTAAAATGTTTGTGAGTGACGTTAAAGTAGAGTTCGGCGATTTATACACTTGA
- a CDS encoding DUF1801 domain-containing protein, translating to MNPVEEYIDRRPAHEHALWIHIRWLILQSDEGVKEAIKWSLPVFALHNKQWIYLNPLKSGGLEVSFMNGAIEPVLASKLRVDGRKLVGSFVIPSLDEYNENDLLKIMQISKDALLKKMKKRS from the coding sequence ATGAATCCAGTAGAAGAATACATCGATAGACGCCCTGCACACGAACATGCTCTTTGGATTCACATTCGCTGGTTGATTCTTCAATCCGATGAAGGAGTGAAAGAAGCCATCAAATGGTCCTTGCCCGTATTTGCCCTACACAACAAGCAATGGATCTATTTAAATCCGCTCAAATCAGGAGGACTGGAGGTTTCCTTTATGAATGGCGCTATAGAACCCGTACTTGCCAGTAAACTGCGAGTTGACGGCAGGAAATTAGTGGGAAGTTTCGTCATCCCTTCCCTAGACGAATACAATGAAAATGATTTGCTAAAGATCATGCAAATCAGCAAAGATGCCTTACTCAAGAAGATGAAGAAGCGCTCATAG
- a CDS encoding PKD domain-containing protein, translating to MEKLLRSYLAIVFLLLAFSSAQAAHLVGGEMDYECLGNNQYRIHLRIYRDCNSGGADFDQLATITIYDINGNIVQNLQVPHGAEVRLPAVTNNPCLQSPPNICTEYTDYYANVTLPPIAGGYTITHQRCCRNNTIANIPNPGTWGNTYSVNIPSNDVSCNSSPRFTSEPPIVLCLNDPLNIDASVIEPDGDSIYYELCSPLHGGGQTTSPPDCGTCVKPDPATAPPYIAVPFNAPQSAANPIPSNPTFSINPNTGMLTGTPNQLGQYVFAICVSEFRNGQRLSTISRDYQFNVTNCQSNVRSDIISQIVIPNSICSGRTVAFQENAINATTFFWDFGDPLIASDTSNQPNPTYTFNDTGIYTVTLIVNKGEPCADTATAVFEVRNPVVFTVTSSGNPCFDIQNFIYAASGNFSADAQYEWTFPPQANIQQFSGANPPPINFNATGSYWVELEVTDFGCTSTYGDSIIVTERPFFTGNDVVGTFCAPYELDLGESVTSTLPVYYEWIFGDGTTSNQPDPQKVYNIPGTYNGSLLMYTLEGCADSAFFTFEITIYPSAQVTLNVSPTKTDIFNPYVDVTITDVEPDESFAVAMGDGSSYTNLTQFRHKYSDTGWYEIRVVADNIYGCGLEQLFLFRVAPIPLIYTPDAFTPNGDGLNDGFRSFSSGYSEFRLDIYDRWGNLVFRSVDAFEWWDGVNENTGEPSPQGTYVWVVKFRSTEGEYIERKGTVTLLR from the coding sequence ATGGAGAAACTATTACGCTCATATCTCGCTATTGTCTTTTTGCTTCTCGCCTTTTCAAGCGCCCAAGCTGCACACTTGGTAGGGGGAGAAATGGATTATGAGTGTTTGGGGAATAACCAATACCGAATCCACCTTAGGATTTATCGCGATTGTAATTCGGGCGGAGCTGACTTTGACCAGTTGGCGACCATTACTATTTATGACATTAATGGGAACATCGTTCAAAACCTTCAAGTTCCGCATGGAGCCGAAGTCCGTCTTCCAGCTGTAACCAACAACCCGTGTCTACAAAGTCCACCAAACATTTGTACCGAATACACGGATTACTACGCAAATGTTACCCTTCCACCCATTGCCGGAGGGTACACGATCACCCACCAACGTTGCTGTAGAAACAACACCATAGCTAACATTCCCAATCCAGGAACTTGGGGGAACACCTACTCCGTCAATATCCCGAGCAACGATGTTTCATGCAACTCCTCTCCCAGGTTTACCAGCGAACCTCCCATTGTTCTTTGTCTAAATGACCCATTGAACATTGATGCTTCTGTGATCGAACCGGATGGAGACTCCATCTACTATGAACTCTGCTCACCACTTCACGGAGGTGGACAAACGACTAGTCCACCCGATTGTGGAACCTGTGTAAAACCCGATCCAGCTACGGCTCCACCATATATTGCTGTTCCGTTTAATGCTCCCCAATCAGCGGCAAACCCCATTCCTTCGAATCCAACCTTCTCCATCAACCCAAATACAGGAATGCTAACAGGCACTCCAAATCAACTGGGTCAGTATGTATTTGCGATATGTGTGAGTGAGTTCCGGAATGGCCAGAGGTTATCAACCATCAGCAGGGATTACCAGTTTAATGTAACGAACTGTCAGAGTAATGTTCGAAGTGATATTATCTCCCAAATCGTTATCCCTAATTCTATTTGTTCGGGCAGAACGGTTGCCTTTCAAGAAAATGCCATAAATGCCACGACTTTCTTTTGGGATTTTGGCGATCCTTTGATCGCATCAGATACAAGCAATCAACCAAATCCTACCTATACGTTCAACGATACGGGTATTTATACGGTAACCCTGATTGTAAATAAAGGAGAACCTTGTGCTGATACGGCAACCGCCGTTTTCGAAGTGAGAAATCCAGTTGTATTTACGGTGACTTCTTCTGGAAACCCGTGCTTCGATATTCAGAATTTCATCTATGCTGCTTCGGGTAACTTCAGCGCCGATGCGCAGTACGAATGGACCTTCCCACCGCAGGCAAATATCCAGCAATTCTCGGGTGCAAATCCCCCTCCTATAAACTTCAACGCCACAGGCAGCTACTGGGTTGAATTGGAAGTCACAGATTTTGGCTGTACCTCCACTTATGGAGATTCTATCATCGTAACCGAGCGACCATTTTTCACTGGAAATGACGTAGTCGGAACGTTCTGTGCTCCTTATGAGTTAGACCTTGGCGAATCGGTCACCTCTACTCTACCTGTATATTATGAATGGATTTTTGGAGATGGGACTACGAGTAACCAGCCTGATCCTCAAAAGGTTTACAACATCCCTGGAACCTATAACGGCTCCCTATTGATGTACACGTTAGAAGGATGTGCAGACTCTGCCTTCTTCACCTTTGAAATCACCATCTACCCTTCGGCGCAAGTCACCTTGAATGTGAGTCCAACGAAGACAGACATCTTTAATCCCTATGTTGATGTGACCATCACCGATGTTGAACCCGATGAGAGCTTTGCTGTTGCCATGGGAGATGGTAGTTCCTACACGAACCTGACGCAATTCCGACACAAATACAGCGATACGGGGTGGTATGAAATCCGTGTGGTTGCTGATAATATCTATGGATGTGGACTCGAGCAACTATTCCTCTTCCGCGTTGCCCCCATTCCGCTGATTTACACGCCTGATGCCTTCACTCCGAATGGAGACGGACTGAACGATGGTTTTCGATCTTTCTCCTCGGGTTACAGTGAATTTAGACTGGATATCTACGATCGTTGGGGAAACCTTGTATTCCGAAGCGTAGATGCTTTTGAATGGTGGGATGGTGTGAACGAAAACACAGGAGAACCTTCTCCCCAAGGAACCTATGTATGGGTCGTGAAATTCCGATCAACAGAAGGAGAGTACATAGAGCGAAAAGGAACGGTTACCCTTCTGAGGTAG
- a CDS encoding TIGR00341 family protein: MAEQNDDTSNTPKDPNKDNAADPHVEEHVKEEEHARQQSRFYFRIFLQTFTRFLRQRLSIIDNADPSSTIEGIEKDVEFRGFNLWILIFSIIICSIGLNTNSTPVVIGAMLISPLMGPIMGTGLAIGVNDVELLKRSLRNLGIAVGMAIIASTTYFLIMPFGNESDELLARTQPTLLDVLIAIFGGATGILAGSRREKSNVIPGVAIATALMPPLCTAGYGIATGELSYFFGAIYLFLINSIFIGLTTTLVVRYLKYPVRKLPDPEKERKTKRIVGVTIFIFVLPSIYIFYNLVMGAFYEQRVREFIDNELHYKETSLVREQFVFDKDSSYLSVVFLGKTIPVEVIESWKGKLPKYKLDKLDFHVFQGAEVANEDGGNSARMAEIVVNSQSLLSEKDREIQALNNRIEFMEERGIPKSLIAEILAQYDDVLSNAYAGQLTQSALSNDTICTVFLQFKNDISIPEERVEEYTNRISRWLETRGLSDSVWVSSIN; the protein is encoded by the coding sequence ATGGCTGAGCAAAACGACGACACCTCGAACACCCCAAAAGATCCCAATAAGGATAACGCAGCAGATCCGCATGTAGAAGAACATGTTAAGGAGGAAGAGCACGCGAGACAGCAATCGAGATTTTACTTTCGCATCTTCCTTCAAACTTTTACTCGTTTCCTTAGGCAGAGATTGAGCATTATTGACAATGCTGATCCATCTTCTACCATAGAAGGCATAGAAAAGGATGTGGAATTTAGAGGGTTTAACCTGTGGATTCTCATCTTCTCCATTATCATCTGTTCCATTGGCCTGAACACCAACTCAACACCCGTTGTGATTGGAGCCATGCTTATTTCACCACTTATGGGTCCCATCATGGGTACGGGGCTCGCGATTGGTGTAAATGATGTTGAGCTTCTCAAACGATCGCTTCGAAACTTAGGGATTGCTGTCGGCATGGCGATTATAGCTTCCACCACGTACTTTCTAATCATGCCTTTTGGCAATGAATCTGACGAACTCCTAGCGCGAACTCAACCTACCTTACTGGATGTATTAATCGCCATTTTTGGTGGTGCTACTGGTATCCTGGCGGGTTCGCGAAGAGAGAAGAGCAATGTAATTCCAGGGGTTGCGATTGCAACGGCTTTGATGCCGCCATTGTGTACAGCTGGGTACGGTATAGCCACTGGTGAACTGAGCTATTTCTTTGGAGCGATTTATCTCTTTTTGATCAACTCAATTTTCATTGGCTTAACAACTACCCTTGTCGTTCGTTACTTGAAGTACCCGGTTCGCAAACTTCCCGATCCAGAGAAAGAGCGCAAGACCAAGCGCATCGTTGGTGTTACTATTTTCATCTTCGTTCTTCCAAGTATTTACATTTTCTACAACTTGGTGATGGGGGCATTTTATGAACAAAGAGTTCGAGAATTCATCGACAATGAACTCCACTACAAAGAGACTTCTCTTGTGCGCGAGCAGTTTGTTTTTGACAAGGATAGCAGTTACCTATCCGTAGTCTTTTTGGGAAAAACCATTCCCGTAGAAGTCATTGAATCTTGGAAAGGGAAACTCCCGAAATACAAATTAGACAAACTCGATTTTCACGTATTCCAAGGCGCGGAAGTAGCCAATGAAGACGGCGGGAACTCTGCGCGTATGGCAGAGATTGTCGTGAATAGTCAGTCGCTACTCTCCGAAAAAGACAGAGAGATCCAGGCCTTAAACAATCGAATAGAGTTCATGGAAGAGCGGGGAATTCCAAAGTCGTTGATTGCTGAAATTCTCGCTCAATACGACGATGTACTTTCCAATGCTTATGCCGGTCAGTTGACGCAATCTGCGTTGAGCAACGACACCATCTGCACGGTTTTCTTGCAATTCAAGAACGATATTTCCATCCCAGAAGAACGCGTGGAAGAATACACCAACCGAATCAGTCGATGGCTAGAAACACGTGGCCTATCCGACAGCGTGTGGGTTAGCTCCATCAATTGA